A single genomic interval of Mucilaginibacter boryungensis harbors:
- a CDS encoding lmo0937 family membrane protein translates to MRGLLYIIAVILIIGWALGVFMYSATGLIHVLLVIAIIALILGVIRRA, encoded by the coding sequence ATGAGAGGTTTACTTTACATAATTGCCGTTATCCTTATTATAGGCTGGGCATTAGGCGTATTTATGTATTCAGCAACCGGGCTGATTCACGTGTTATTGGTAATTGCAATTATTGCCCTGATATTAGGAGTCATCCGCCGGGCCTGA
- a CDS encoding DUF2795 domain-containing protein, protein MYWTLELASHLEDAPWPATKDELIDYAIRSGAPVEVIENLQALEDDGEPYENIEEIWPDYPTKDDFFFNEDEY, encoded by the coding sequence ATGTATTGGACACTTGAACTGGCTTCGCATCTGGAAGATGCACCATGGCCCGCAACAAAAGATGAGTTAATTGATTATGCCATCCGCTCTGGCGCCCCTGTTGAGGTTATCGAGAATTTGCAAGCTTTAGAGGACGATGGTGAGCCGTATGAAAATATAGAGGAAATATGGCCTGATTACCCTACAAAGGATGATTTCTTTTTTAACGAAGACGAATACTAA
- a CDS encoding cob(I)yrinic acid a,c-diamide adenosyltransferase, which translates to MKIYTKTGDKGLTSLIGGTRVPKHHIRIESYGTVDELNSWVGLIRDQDIAEHDREILKQIQDRLFTIGSSLAADPEKSKMVIPDLHPEDIDLLEKEMDAMNEELPELRHFILPGGSNAISYCHIARCVCRRAERITVHLAEDNPVDERVIIYLNRLSDYLFTLGRRIAHQQQVPENKWLPRL; encoded by the coding sequence ATGAAAATATATACTAAAACGGGCGACAAAGGTTTAACTTCTCTGATTGGCGGGACACGTGTGCCCAAGCATCATATCCGCATTGAGAGTTACGGAACCGTTGATGAGCTGAATTCGTGGGTGGGGCTTATCCGTGACCAGGATATTGCTGAACATGACCGCGAAATTTTAAAGCAGATACAGGACCGCCTATTCACCATCGGTTCATCACTGGCGGCCGACCCGGAAAAGTCTAAAATGGTGATACCCGACCTGCATCCCGAAGATATTGACCTACTGGAAAAAGAAATGGACGCCATGAACGAGGAACTTCCTGAATTGCGCCATTTTATTTTACCTGGCGGCAGCAATGCCATATCTTATTGCCACATAGCGCGTTGCGTTTGCCGGCGTGCCGAACGTATTACCGTACATTTAGCAGAGGATAACCCGGTTGATGAACGGGTTATAATTTACCTGAACAGGCTTAGCGATTACCTGTTTACCCTGGGCAGGCGCATTGCACATCAGCAGCAAGTGCCTGAAAATAAGTGGCTACCAAGGCTTTAA